From a single Crateriforma spongiae genomic region:
- a CDS encoding ion transporter: MKQDGNEEAASQSRPSDTADTPQRGDASSGMSATRQRSPRANAASDRLARSQRPQNPGVRQTLYDVIFEADTPLGRWFDIALLLAILASITLVAWETVPGFRNNPDTKPWFITGELILTGLFTIEYGLRLYCARRPWRYAFSFWGIIDLLSILPTYVALIPSTVNSRSFVILRSIRLLRVFRVLKLWRMMSEADDLSAAIWRAREKIIVFLVVVLVAVTISGTLMYFVETELWEEAGATADQQSDFTSIPQAMYWAIVTMTTVGYGDVVPHTAPGKVISAALILLGYSLIIVPTGFVSAELTSSKQVEREYHPCHRCGADRHRLEASFCYRCGAALQQ; this comes from the coding sequence ATGAAACAGGACGGGAACGAAGAAGCCGCTTCGCAATCACGGCCCTCTGACACCGCCGACACGCCGCAGCGAGGCGATGCTTCGTCCGGAATGTCGGCGACGCGACAACGATCGCCACGTGCAAACGCGGCGTCCGATCGGTTGGCGCGTTCCCAGCGGCCACAAAATCCTGGCGTGCGTCAAACGCTGTACGACGTGATCTTCGAAGCCGACACGCCATTGGGACGGTGGTTCGACATTGCTTTGTTGTTGGCCATTTTGGCCAGCATCACCTTGGTCGCCTGGGAAACGGTTCCCGGATTCCGTAACAACCCCGACACCAAGCCCTGGTTCATTACCGGCGAATTGATTCTGACCGGGCTGTTCACGATCGAATACGGCTTGCGTCTGTACTGTGCCCGGCGACCTTGGCGGTACGCATTTAGTTTCTGGGGCATCATTGACCTGCTAAGCATTTTGCCGACCTACGTTGCGCTAATTCCGTCGACCGTGAATTCTCGATCGTTCGTGATCTTGCGCAGCATTCGCTTGTTGCGTGTGTTTCGTGTCTTGAAGTTATGGCGGATGATGAGCGAGGCGGACGACCTGTCCGCGGCAATTTGGCGGGCACGTGAAAAGATCATCGTTTTTCTGGTCGTCGTTTTGGTGGCGGTGACCATCAGCGGCACGTTGATGTATTTCGTCGAGACCGAATTGTGGGAAGAAGCCGGCGCGACGGCGGATCAACAGAGCGATTTCACATCGATCCCCCAAGCGATGTATTGGGCGATCGTAACGATGACCACCGTGGGCTACGGGGATGTGGTGCCACACACCGCACCTGGCAAAGTCATCTCCGCCGCGTTGATTTTGTTGGGATACAGTTTGATCATCGTGCCGACCGGTTTCGTCAGCGCCGAACTGACATCGTCAAAGCAGGTGGAACGGGAATATCATCCCTGTCATCGCTGTGGTGCCGACCGGCATCGTTTGGAAGCCAGTTTCTGTTACCGCTGCGGCGCGGCCTTGCAACAGTGA
- a CDS encoding anaerobic glycerol-3-phosphate dehydrogenase subunit C, with translation MDIEQQRVQDDLRGVIAGDVLCDPLSTQLYASDASIYQVRPLGVICPAGVADVLATVRYACEHDIPLHPRGAGSGVAGESLGRGLILDFSRHMRRVTASTDAETITVQSGAVLADVNRAIQNTGRMFGPDPATRSVTTMGSVVATNASGSHYLRSGAARDTVESVRVVTMDGELVELKPRKPSSDDLAGKYALGLNEIRHRFADLIQQSTQSPPSRGGYRLDDVFADDGTVHLGRFFAGTQGTLAIMVDATMRTEATPKHRGVALLFFHRVDSAARMAVTALDHGPVACDLMDRRLLQIARETEPGFADLLPIEAEAMLLIEVQGDVEAELEDRLRLIYRNLSTGHDGAFGFTCTTDEVERNRYWSLCRRVVPRQYRVRSSEAPLAFMEDLAVPVGRLPAVLTEIQDALKRHHTTATVFAHAGHGQLHIRPFLNLANPDDRDRLMRLSEETAEVVWKHGGAISVEHAAGLSRSYLMPKQYGELWQAMGQIKRLFDPLHRLHPGKYFGAILQKPNENLRPADQTIEITFDGRTVLQADTGSSGRSLEGEPSIPQLEVIQHWPGNATISQVTRACNGCGRCRTNSPAERQCPVYRASLKESATPRAKANLLRGVISGQLPVDCLTDDAAKAVADSCFNCHQCRVDCPASVNIPKIVGELKSQYVATNGLPLSDLMMGRIDTVAAIASRLPWLSNQLRRSVLFRWVAERMLGLAAARPLPPVQSETFLRLASKRRWNKATPSGGLKVVYFVDHYANYHDPDIGRALAEILQQNRIGLFVPTSQVTSGMPRITSGDLKGARKIARRNVRMLAEHVRQGYTVVATEPAAALCLKYEYPNLLDDEDAHLVAKHSYEACSYLWELHQGNRLSTEFNDVPLHVAYHQPCHLRVLDPDCTTPKLLSVIPGVNVRHIEAGCTGMAGTWGLQRKNYRNSLRIGWPLISAMRLADRSVATTECSSCKMQIEHGSGRETVHPLKLLAHAYGRMPKIAEHLEQAEDQ, from the coding sequence ATGGACATCGAACAGCAACGTGTGCAAGACGATCTACGCGGCGTGATCGCGGGCGATGTGTTGTGTGATCCGCTCAGCACGCAACTGTACGCATCGGATGCCAGTATTTATCAGGTGCGACCGTTGGGCGTGATCTGCCCCGCCGGCGTCGCCGACGTTTTGGCCACGGTTCGTTATGCCTGTGAACACGACATTCCGTTGCATCCACGCGGGGCCGGCAGCGGAGTCGCCGGCGAATCGCTGGGACGCGGGTTGATTTTGGATTTTTCCAGACACATGCGTCGCGTTACCGCATCGACCGATGCGGAAACAATCACCGTGCAAAGTGGCGCAGTCCTGGCGGATGTGAATCGTGCCATTCAAAACACCGGTCGCATGTTCGGCCCCGATCCGGCCACCCGCAGTGTGACCACGATGGGCAGCGTCGTGGCGACCAACGCATCGGGCAGCCACTACCTACGCAGTGGCGCCGCACGTGACACTGTCGAATCGGTGCGAGTGGTCACGATGGACGGCGAACTGGTCGAATTAAAACCACGCAAACCGTCCAGCGATGACTTGGCCGGCAAGTATGCGTTGGGCCTGAACGAAATTCGCCATCGCTTTGCCGATTTGATTCAGCAATCCACCCAGTCGCCGCCCTCGCGTGGCGGCTATCGTCTGGACGATGTCTTTGCCGACGACGGGACCGTTCACTTGGGACGGTTTTTCGCCGGCACCCAGGGGACGCTGGCAATCATGGTCGACGCGACGATGCGGACCGAAGCAACGCCTAAGCACCGCGGTGTTGCGTTGTTGTTCTTTCATCGTGTCGATTCGGCGGCACGCATGGCGGTCACTGCGCTGGATCATGGACCGGTCGCTTGTGACTTGATGGACCGGCGGTTGCTGCAAATCGCACGCGAAACCGAACCCGGGTTTGCCGACCTGTTGCCGATCGAAGCCGAAGCAATGCTGTTGATCGAGGTCCAAGGGGACGTGGAGGCGGAACTGGAAGACCGACTGCGGTTGATCTATCGAAACTTGTCCACCGGACACGACGGCGCTTTTGGATTCACCTGCACCACCGACGAAGTCGAACGCAATCGTTACTGGTCACTTTGCCGACGTGTCGTGCCACGCCAGTATCGCGTCCGCAGTTCCGAAGCCCCACTGGCTTTCATGGAAGATTTGGCCGTGCCGGTCGGTCGATTGCCTGCGGTGCTGACCGAAATCCAGGACGCCTTGAAACGTCACCACACGACCGCCACGGTGTTCGCCCATGCCGGACACGGCCAACTACACATTCGACCATTTTTGAACTTGGCCAACCCGGATGACCGTGACAGGTTGATGCGTCTGAGTGAAGAAACGGCGGAGGTCGTTTGGAAGCACGGCGGCGCGATCAGTGTCGAACATGCCGCGGGGCTCAGCCGGTCTTATCTGATGCCCAAACAGTACGGTGAACTGTGGCAGGCGATGGGCCAAATCAAACGCCTGTTCGATCCGCTGCATCGCTTGCATCCGGGAAAATACTTCGGCGCGATTCTGCAAAAGCCCAACGAGAATCTTCGCCCCGCCGACCAAACCATCGAAATCACGTTTGATGGTCGAACGGTTTTGCAGGCCGATACGGGATCGTCGGGACGTTCCTTGGAAGGGGAACCGTCGATCCCGCAACTGGAAGTCATCCAGCATTGGCCGGGCAATGCCACCATCAGTCAGGTCACCCGTGCCTGCAACGGATGCGGGCGATGCCGAACCAATTCACCGGCCGAACGGCAATGCCCGGTGTACCGGGCGTCGTTGAAGGAATCCGCAACGCCACGCGCCAAGGCCAACCTGTTACGGGGCGTGATCAGTGGCCAATTGCCGGTGGATTGTCTGACCGATGATGCGGCCAAGGCGGTCGCCGATTCGTGTTTCAATTGCCACCAGTGCCGTGTGGACTGCCCCGCGTCGGTGAACATCCCCAAGATCGTCGGCGAATTGAAGTCCCAGTACGTCGCAACCAACGGCTTGCCGCTGTCGGATTTGATGATGGGACGAATCGACACCGTCGCCGCGATTGCATCACGGTTGCCTTGGTTGTCCAACCAGTTGCGACGCAGCGTTCTGTTTCGTTGGGTGGCCGAACGTATGTTGGGACTGGCCGCGGCGCGTCCCCTGCCGCCGGTGCAAAGCGAAACTTTCTTGCGATTGGCGTCCAAGCGGCGATGGAACAAGGCCACGCCCAGCGGCGGTTTGAAAGTCGTCTACTTTGTCGATCACTATGCCAACTATCACGACCCAGACATCGGTCGCGCGCTGGCCGAAATCCTACAACAAAACCGCATCGGCTTGTTCGTGCCGACGTCGCAGGTCACCAGTGGGATGCCAAGGATCACAAGCGGTGATTTGAAGGGTGCGCGCAAGATCGCGCGTCGCAATGTCCGGATGTTGGCTGAACATGTTCGCCAAGGTTACACCGTTGTTGCCACCGAACCGGCCGCCGCCCTGTGCTTGAAATACGAGTATCCGAATCTGTTGGACGACGAAGACGCCCACTTGGTTGCCAAGCATTCCTACGAGGCTTGTTCGTATCTGTGGGAATTGCACCAAGGCAATCGTTTGTCGACCGAGTTCAACGACGTGCCGTTGCACGTGGCCTATCATCAACCCTGTCATTTGCGTGTGTTGGATCCGGATTGCACGACACCTAAATTGCTGTCGGTGATTCCCGGTGTCAACGTCCGTCACATCGAAGCGGGCTGTACCGGTATGGCGGGAACGTGGGGCCTGCAACGCAAAAATTATCGGAACAGTCTGCGGATCGGTTGGCCATTGATCAGCGCCATGCGTTTGGCCGATCGCAGCGTGGCAACGACCGAATGCAGTTCCTGCAAAATGCAAATCGAACACGGGTCGGGACGTGAAACCGTGCACCCGCTGAAGTTGTTGGCTCATGCCTACGGCCGCATGCCGAAGATCGCGGAACACTTGGAACAGGCCGAAGACCAGTGA
- a CDS encoding MoaD/ThiS family protein: protein MTITVRFYAGIRQKCGLDQAEFVLPEGASATDLFSAVAQRWPDTAPLISSSRLAVDDQYVNSDHRFTGDTVCDLIPPVSGG from the coding sequence GTGACCATCACCGTTCGTTTCTACGCCGGAATTCGCCAAAAGTGCGGGCTGGATCAGGCGGAGTTTGTATTGCCCGAGGGCGCCTCGGCGACCGATCTGTTTTCGGCCGTTGCCCAGCGTTGGCCCGACACCGCCCCGCTGATTTCGTCCAGTCGATTGGCGGTCGATGACCAGTACGTCAACAGCGATCATCGCTTTACCGGCGACACGGTTTGCGACTTGATCCCACCGGTTAGCGGAGGATAA
- a CDS encoding molybdenum cofactor biosynthesis protein MoaE: MVDHPSWSQSHCDSSGTEIHVALTDDPIATEKWMNRLGGPDVGAHAWFIGVTRGQTKASDQNDDDKTTLTLFYQAQRTMAVAEMRRLALAAVDQFGLQGFVLVHRLGEVPVGQASVLLGCCSPHRRGSLDALPWVMDQLKKTVPIWKQEHYIDGVTEWVHPES, translated from the coding sequence ATGGTCGATCACCCGAGTTGGTCACAATCACACTGCGATTCCAGCGGTACTGAAATCCATGTTGCCCTAACCGATGATCCGATTGCAACGGAAAAATGGATGAACCGTTTAGGCGGTCCCGATGTCGGGGCGCATGCATGGTTCATCGGCGTGACTCGCGGGCAAACCAAGGCGTCGGACCAGAACGACGATGACAAGACGACGCTGACGTTGTTTTATCAAGCTCAACGCACGATGGCGGTGGCGGAAATGCGGCGTCTGGCTCTGGCCGCGGTTGACCAGTTTGGTTTGCAGGGTTTCGTATTGGTTCATCGTTTGGGAGAAGTCCCCGTCGGCCAAGCCAGCGTGTTGCTGGGATGTTGCAGCCCGCATCGCCGTGGATCGCTGGATGCCCTGCCCTGGGTGATGGACCAGCTGAAAAAAACGGTTCCCATTTGGAAGCAAGAACACTACATCGATGGGGTGACCGAGTGGGTTCACCCCGAAAGCTGA
- a CDS encoding aminotransferase class V-fold PLP-dependent enzyme, with protein sequence MTDSERLYLDHAATSWPKPAGVMQAVADFALNCGASAGRGAYASAQTAGMILARVRRDLGRLINAPSPDDISLHASGTLALNAAIAGVLRPGDHVVATATEHNSVLRPLHHFCTHRDVDWTVVKCDAAGRIGASSIIDAVEPRTRLVVVSHVSNVTGAVQDISTVADSLSGRDALFLVDAAQSLGWVPVDVQVGIDLLAAPCHKALGGPAGTAMLYCAPAVQAQLNATVFGGTGSYSESLEMPTLYPDRMEAGSVNVPAFAGVAHAVSRLRSDHENKLMNASSIGRQLSERLHAGLHCLPGVTVLGTPSPVPVVSFAIDGMPPADAAAVLDAEFQIEVRAGYHCAALIHSHLPTGDLGTVRVSAGHETTTDQIDRFLQAVEAIAGSMQS encoded by the coding sequence TTGACGGACAGCGAGCGGTTGTATTTGGATCACGCGGCGACGTCCTGGCCCAAGCCGGCCGGCGTGATGCAGGCGGTTGCCGATTTTGCGTTGAACTGTGGCGCCAGCGCCGGCCGTGGCGCGTATGCATCGGCGCAAACGGCCGGCATGATTTTGGCAAGGGTACGCCGTGACCTCGGGCGTCTGATCAATGCACCTTCGCCCGACGACATCAGTCTGCACGCCAGCGGTACTTTGGCGCTGAACGCTGCAATCGCCGGCGTGCTGCGGCCCGGCGATCATGTGGTGGCGACCGCGACCGAACACAACAGCGTTTTACGGCCGTTGCATCATTTTTGCACGCATCGTGACGTCGATTGGACCGTTGTGAAATGCGATGCCGCGGGTCGCATCGGTGCGTCGTCGATCATCGATGCGGTGGAGCCGCGGACTCGGCTGGTCGTCGTCAGTCACGTCAGCAACGTGACCGGCGCCGTGCAGGACATCAGTACGGTCGCTGATTCGCTTTCCGGGCGTGACGCATTGTTTCTGGTTGACGCGGCACAGTCGTTGGGCTGGGTTCCGGTGGATGTCCAGGTCGGCATTGATTTGTTGGCCGCCCCCTGTCACAAGGCCCTCGGTGGCCCAGCCGGAACTGCGATGTTGTACTGTGCACCCGCGGTTCAAGCTCAGTTGAACGCGACGGTCTTTGGCGGGACCGGTTCCTATTCGGAATCGTTGGAAATGCCGACACTGTACCCGGATCGGATGGAAGCCGGCAGCGTGAACGTGCCCGCGTTCGCGGGAGTGGCCCACGCGGTTAGCCGATTGCGAAGCGACCACGAAAACAAGTTGATGAACGCATCGTCGATCGGCCGCCAGTTGTCCGAACGACTTCATGCGGGGCTTCACTGTTTGCCGGGGGTCACCGTGCTGGGAACCCCGAGCCCGGTTCCCGTTGTCAGCTTTGCCATTGACGGTATGCCGCCCGCCGATGCGGCGGCCGTCCTGGATGCCGAGTTTCAAATTGAAGTTCGCGCTGGCTATCACTGCGCCGCACTGATTCACTCGCATCTTCCCACCGGCGACCTGGGAACCGTTCGCGTCAGTGCCGGGCACGAAACCACCACCGACCAGATCGACCGGTTCCTGCAAGCGGTGGAGGCAATCGCTGGTTCAATGCAGTCGTAG
- a CDS encoding cytochrome c has protein sequence MLTIRFRRPMRRPLAWLMVPAILGGGIVVSAPPPDFDPDEVRSVFFESLDDAIRGQRPKLGEMGTGPSIAKSTATDRSADSGNDDGKSVWNVGADAVSLEDEIKRVRLRFEQGITTPGAFRSGGYQDARLDLTVLATWFAVINEFEGDVRWKDDAAVARDVLARTARNTQSGTIQVYNEVKKRAADLQDLVSGSGLAAAKADPDNDWATIADRVPLMTYAEQLLDDLSDATSDVATAKEEAELVSRNADLIALLGVVLTREGLDEADDPDYVELADAMTDAARSVKQAIRQDRLSDLRSAVGEISKTCANCHEQYR, from the coding sequence ATGCTTACGATTCGATTCCGACGTCCGATGCGTCGCCCGCTTGCTTGGCTGATGGTCCCGGCAATTTTGGGTGGCGGAATCGTCGTGTCCGCACCGCCGCCGGATTTTGATCCTGATGAAGTTCGCAGCGTGTTCTTTGAATCGCTGGATGATGCGATCCGCGGCCAGCGGCCGAAGTTGGGCGAAATGGGAACCGGGCCATCAATCGCAAAGTCCACGGCAACCGATCGGTCAGCCGACTCGGGCAACGACGACGGCAAGTCGGTTTGGAATGTGGGTGCCGACGCGGTGTCTTTGGAAGACGAAATTAAACGTGTGCGGTTACGGTTCGAACAAGGGATCACCACCCCCGGTGCGTTTCGCAGCGGTGGGTATCAAGACGCTCGGTTGGATTTGACCGTGCTAGCAACATGGTTCGCCGTGATCAACGAATTCGAAGGCGATGTTCGCTGGAAAGACGACGCCGCCGTCGCACGCGACGTGTTGGCCCGCACCGCTCGCAACACCCAAAGCGGGACGATCCAGGTGTACAACGAAGTCAAAAAACGTGCGGCGGATCTGCAGGATTTGGTTTCAGGATCAGGTTTGGCCGCCGCCAAAGCCGACCCGGACAACGATTGGGCCACCATCGCGGATCGAGTCCCTTTGATGACGTACGCCGAACAATTGCTGGACGATCTTTCCGACGCCACATCGGATGTGGCGACGGCCAAAGAAGAAGCCGAACTGGTGTCTCGCAACGCCGATCTGATTGCGTTGCTGGGCGTTGTCTTGACGCGCGAGGGCTTGGACGAAGCCGATGACCCCGACTACGTCGAATTAGCCGACGCGATGACGGATGCGGCGCGATCGGTCAAACAGGCGATTCGGCAAGATCGATTGAGCGACCTTCGATCCGCGGTCGGCGAAATCAGCAAGACCTGTGCGAATTGCCACGAGCAATATCGCTGA
- a CDS encoding type II secretion system F family protein → MPTFAYTARDMSGKSITGEVEAGNEREASSILAEKSLFPVSIKDAKAGGALTSLTVGSNKKVKGQTMATFYGQLASLLRSGVPMIRALNVLADQSSTPALGEILKDIRNRVEDGEPIGNAMARHPKAFSDMAVNMVRAGTEGGFLEDALDRVGTFTELQEDLKGRTVSAMAYPVFLFCVGTVVVTSLLVFFVPKFDQLFARLREKGEMPAMTEGLLAFSNLLRDYGWVILVALVIVGVLIKLKLNTDSGKDMADKVKLKIPVLGGILMNLAVARFCRVLGTLLGNGVPILRSLEISRSATGNRLLSKSIADATENIRSGESLAKPLRSSGYFPIAVVEMISVGEESNSLDTVLPEIADSLEKRTFRRLDLFVRLLEPLMLLIMAILVLAVVLALLVPVLKSSTSI, encoded by the coding sequence ATGCCGACGTTTGCCTACACCGCCCGTGACATGTCGGGAAAATCGATCACCGGTGAAGTGGAAGCCGGCAATGAACGTGAAGCCAGTTCCATCCTGGCCGAAAAATCATTGTTCCCCGTCAGCATCAAGGACGCCAAGGCCGGTGGTGCACTGACATCGTTGACGGTCGGATCCAACAAGAAGGTCAAAGGCCAGACGATGGCGACCTTCTATGGGCAACTGGCGTCGCTGCTGCGTAGTGGCGTCCCCATGATTCGCGCACTGAATGTGCTGGCCGATCAATCATCGACGCCGGCGCTGGGCGAAATCCTGAAGGACATCCGCAACCGAGTCGAAGACGGGGAACCGATCGGTAATGCGATGGCGCGCCACCCGAAGGCGTTCAGCGACATGGCGGTCAACATGGTCCGCGCCGGAACCGAAGGCGGTTTTTTGGAGGACGCTCTGGACCGCGTGGGGACGTTCACCGAACTGCAGGAAGACCTGAAAGGGCGAACCGTCAGTGCGATGGCGTATCCCGTTTTCTTGTTCTGCGTCGGCACGGTTGTCGTCACGTCACTGCTGGTCTTCTTTGTCCCCAAATTCGATCAACTGTTCGCCCGCTTACGTGAAAAAGGTGAAATGCCGGCGATGACCGAAGGTCTGTTGGCGTTCAGCAATCTATTGCGAGACTACGGTTGGGTCATCCTGGTGGCGTTGGTGATCGTCGGCGTGTTGATCAAATTGAAATTGAACACGGATTCCGGCAAGGACATGGCCGACAAGGTCAAGCTGAAGATTCCCGTGCTGGGCGGTATCCTGATGAACCTGGCCGTCGCGCGGTTTTGCCGTGTGCTGGGAACCTTGCTTGGCAACGGGGTCCCCATCCTGCGTTCGCTGGAAATCAGCCGATCTGCGACCGGCAACCGGCTGCTTAGCAAGTCGATCGCCGATGCGACCGAGAACATCCGCAGCGGTGAAAGTCTGGCCAAACCACTGCGCAGCAGCGGCTATTTCCCAATCGCCGTCGTGGAAATGATCAGCGTGGGCGAAGAAAGCAATTCGCTGGACACGGTGTTGCCCGAGATCGCTGATTCGCTGGAAAAACGCACCTTCCGACGCCTGGACTTGTTCGTCCGTCTGTTGGAACCGCTGATGCTGCTGATCATGGCGATTTTGGTTCTGGCCGTCGTGTTGGCGCTTCTGGTTCCGGTGCTCAAGAGCAGCACGTCCATCTAG
- a CDS encoding GspE/PulE family protein: protein MIMHAGEILKRRGLISEEQLRQSAADDSPSVLQAAVSLGYVDERDALSAVAEEVGLDFVDLRLHEVDLSALEGFPQKLIYRQSLFPIGFEGESIVVATSDPFDLYPLDEASAATGRNVIPVVAERGEIARLMKKHLGVGSETVENLIANVGDEDDVELLEEIETDGSELSEMAQEASVVRLVNEILIEAIETRTSDIHIESQSDGLVIRYRIDGILHTQPVPPEINRFQAAIISRLKIMARLNIAEKRLPQDGRIKLRVHGREVDIRLSVIPMIHGEGLVMRVLDKSSMVFDLQGLGMSKEIYGRFSELIRLPHGIILVTGPTGSGKTTTLYSSLLEIKSPENKIITTEDPVEYQLDGINQIQVHSKIGLTFAASLRSILRHDPDIVLVGEIRDLETAENATQASLTGHLVFSTLHTNDAAGAFTRMGDMGVEPFLVAGTVEGVMAQRLLRRLCVHCREEYQPHQADLPRDFPFDALEGRPLYRPVGCRECRNVGYTGRMGIYELLVTSEAIRELAQERASSWDIRRQAVKEGMRTLRMDAWDKAVVGTTSVDEVLRVTKGDAI from the coding sequence ATGATCATGCACGCAGGCGAAATTCTTAAACGTCGAGGACTGATTTCCGAAGAACAGCTTCGCCAGAGTGCCGCCGACGATTCCCCCAGTGTGCTGCAAGCGGCGGTGTCGCTCGGATACGTCGATGAACGGGACGCCCTGAGCGCCGTGGCCGAAGAAGTGGGCCTGGACTTCGTCGATCTTCGTCTGCACGAAGTCGATCTGTCGGCGCTGGAAGGCTTTCCGCAAAAGCTGATCTATCGCCAGTCGTTGTTCCCAATCGGCTTTGAAGGCGAATCGATCGTGGTCGCCACGTCCGATCCGTTCGATCTTTATCCGCTGGACGAAGCCAGCGCCGCGACCGGTCGCAATGTCATCCCCGTCGTCGCCGAACGCGGCGAAATCGCGCGGCTGATGAAAAAGCATTTGGGCGTCGGCAGCGAAACGGTGGAAAACCTGATCGCCAACGTCGGTGACGAAGACGACGTCGAACTGCTGGAAGAAATCGAGACCGACGGCAGCGAACTGAGCGAAATGGCCCAGGAGGCCTCGGTCGTTCGCCTGGTGAACGAAATCTTGATCGAAGCGATCGAAACGCGAACCAGTGACATTCACATCGAATCGCAATCCGACGGTCTGGTCATTCGATACCGGATCGACGGCATCCTTCACACACAACCGGTTCCACCGGAGATCAATCGGTTCCAAGCCGCGATCATCAGCCGCTTGAAGATCATGGCTCGGCTCAACATCGCCGAAAAACGCTTGCCCCAGGACGGACGCATCAAGTTGCGGGTCCACGGACGCGAGGTCGACATCCGGCTTAGCGTGATCCCCATGATCCACGGCGAAGGCTTGGTCATGCGGGTGCTGGACAAGTCGTCGATGGTGTTCGACTTGCAAGGCTTGGGGATGTCCAAGGAGATCTACGGTCGGTTCAGCGAACTGATCCGTTTGCCCCACGGCATCATTCTGGTCACCGGGCCGACCGGTTCGGGTAAAACGACGACGCTGTACAGCAGCTTGCTGGAAATCAAAAGCCCCGAGAACAAGATCATCACGACCGAAGACCCGGTCGAGTATCAGTTGGACGGGATCAACCAGATCCAGGTGCATTCCAAGATCGGCCTGACCTTTGCCGCGTCGCTGCGAAGCATTCTGCGGCATGACCCCGACATCGTGCTGGTGGGGGAAATCCGTGATCTTGAGACCGCCGAAAACGCCACGCAGGCATCGCTGACCGGTCACTTGGTGTTCAGTACGCTGCACACCAACGATGCCGCCGGAGCGTTCACACGGATGGGCGACATGGGCGTCGAACCATTCCTGGTCGCCGGAACCGTCGAAGGCGTGATGGCCCAGCGTCTGTTGCGTCGCCTTTGTGTCCACTGTCGCGAAGAATACCAACCGCATCAGGCAGATCTTCCCCGCGATTTCCCGTTCGACGCGTTGGAAGGCCGCCCGCTGTATCGTCCGGTCGGTTGCCGCGAATGTCGCAACGTCGGCTACACCGGGCGAATGGGGATCTATGAGTTGCTGGTGACAAGCGAAGCGATTCGCGAACTAGCACAAGAACGTGCCAGCAGCTGGGACATCCGGCGACAAGCGGTCAAGGAAGGAATGCGAACCCTGCGGATGGACGCATGGGACAAAGCCGTCGTCGGAACCACCAGCGTGGACGAAGTCTTGCGTGTGACCAAGGGCGACGCCATCTGA